A genome region from Triticum aestivum cultivar Chinese Spring chromosome 2B, IWGSC CS RefSeq v2.1, whole genome shotgun sequence includes the following:
- the LOC123039372 gene encoding probable plastid-lipid-associated protein 12, chloroplastic gives MEAFALLLGLRLAEEMGIFPLSIESDSMEIVQAIQNPDDYRASGAPSRPRGAQLLVQQIDFPSNTGALHREARTQATNKRRAPVLLPGAMAAALAAPTGLLKLPPSYAPPSSPSSPLSGTSYGRRSRRRPRLCRRGAPLLAVAAGEVSYTEPEEALLEALVGVQGRGRAVAPRQLQEVESAVQTLEALEGVPDPTNSSLIEGSWKLIFTTRPGTASPIQRTFVGVDSFSVFQEVYLRTDDPRVVNVVKFSETVGELAVQAEATINDGKRILFRFDRAAFAFKFLPFKVPYPVPFRLLGDEAKGWLDTTYLSRSGNIRISRGNKGTTFVLQKSADPRQMLLSAISAGTGVKEAIDDLTSSKKGDVVDMNTLAGEWQLLWASQSESGGGSWSSVASAGLKDFQTIKEDGQLKNLVNPFPGVSLSARGNICKTGNNNDTFSVSMNEGVIQVGGIQFPLETGGEYVMEILYIDNKIRISRLNQYKLVHLRIVNKT, from the exons ATGGAGGCGTTTGCGCTATTATTGGGACTACGACTTGCTGAGGAGATGGGCATTTTTCCTTTGTCCATTGAAAGTGATTCTATGGAGATTGTTCAAGCTATCCAGAATCCGGATGACTACCGGGCGTCAGGTGCG CCATCCCGTCCACGTGGCGCCCAACTGCTGGTCCAGCAGATCGATTTCCCATCCAACACCGGCGCACTACACCGGGAGGCGCGAACGCAAGCCACAAACAAACGACGCGCCCCCGTTCTTCTACCGGGCGCCATGGCCGCCGCATTAGCAGCGCCGACAGGCCTCCTCAAGCTCCCTCCTTCTTACGCGCcgccttcttccccctcttcccctctctccGGCACCTCCTACGGGCGGCGCTCGCGGAGACGGCCTCGCCTTTGCCGCCGCGGAGCCCCGCTGCTGGCGGTGGCGGCCGGGGAGGTGTCGTACACTGAGCCGGAGGAGGCGCTGCTGGAGGCCCTCGTCGGCGTACAGGGCCGTGGCCGTGCAGTCGCGCCGCGCCAGCTCCAG GAGGTGGAAAGCGCAGTGCAGACTCTGGAGGCGCTGGAAGGTGTGCCCGATCCG ACCAATTCAAGTTTAATTGAAGGTAGCTGGAAGCTCATATTCACGACAAGACCAGGGACGGCATCCCCCATTCAG AGGACATTCGTTGGAGTTGACTCTTTCAGCGTCTTTCAGGAAGTTTACCTTAGAACAGATGATCCAAGGGTGGTCAATGTTGTCAAGTTTTCAGAAACAGTTGGTGAACTGGCAGTACAG GCGGAAGCAACTATCAACGATGGGAAGCGCATTCTCTTCCGTTTTGACCGAGCAGCATTCGCCTTCAAGTTCTTGCCGTTTAAGGTTCCATATCCGGTGCCATTCAGGCTTCTTGGGGATGAAGCAAAGGGTTGGCTTGACACTACATACTTATCTCGTAGTGGGAACATACGTATTTCAAGGGGAAACAAG GGAACCACATTTGTTCTCCAGAAAAGTGCAGACCCAAGGCAAATGTTGCTGTCAGCTATATCTGCTGGAACCGGAGTAAAAGAG GCTATAGATGATCTTACTTCAAGCAAAAAAGGGGATGTGGTTGATATGAACACCCTAGCGGGAGAATGGCAACTGTTGTGGGCTTCACAG AGTGAGAGTGGAGGTGGAAGCTGGTCATCTGTTGCATCTGCCGGTCTCAAGGATTTCCAG ACCATAAAGGAAGATGGGCAACTGAAGAATTTGGTGAACCCCTTTCCAGGTGTGAGCCTTAGTGCAAGAGGCAACATATG CAAAACAGGGAACAACAATGATACCTTCAGCGTGTCCATGAATGAAGGCGTTATTCAAGTTGGTGGCATACAGTTTCCCTTGGAAACTGGAGGAGAATATGTCATGGAGATCTT GTACATTGACAATAAGATAAGAATATCTAGGCTCAACCAGTACAAGCTTGTTCATTTACGCATTGTAAATAAAACATAA